The Rosa chinensis cultivar Old Blush chromosome 7, RchiOBHm-V2, whole genome shotgun sequence DNA segment TGTGATATATTCAAGAACGCAAGCATCAGGTTCTCTGTTGATAATTAAATTAAGTtctgtattattattattattatttgaaaCGTATTTACGAGCATATTCCATGTATATGATTTGCTGCTTCCTGTTCACTCCTATTCGATCTTGTTtacaatttttttggtatataaTCATTCATGATCATTTTCTTGAGACTGTAGCCAACTGATCACCTTCTGGTTTTGAAAAGAAGATGATATGTAATCACTAACATACCTATTTTCTTCACAGCTAGCTAGCTCGATCTGTCATGGCATGGgccaactagctagctagcttcagCTCAACTACAAATCAATTCCACATACCCTGTTGCTGGGAAAACAATTAAGTTGGGCCCAGAACTAAACGTATACTGCATGAATTCCCAATACCCTAGACCTAAGAAACTAGAACTCTAGAAGTTTCAACCTTCTGAATGAAGATATAGGACTGAAATTAAGATGGATAGATATATTATCAGGTTATTAGGCTAAAAAATATCTGTTGCTGCTTGTTTAAGATCCCTGCTGATCACTTAGCCTGTTTGCCTCGCAGGAGGATGTGTCCGGCTGATTGGATGATTCAGCCTCCTTCCTCCTTATCGCATATACATCAAAGCGGATAAGCTTTTTCTGCTCCTGTACGTTTAGTTTCCTTAGtcgctttttcttcttttttgtaatCTTCCCTCGTTGTGCGTTGGTTTGGTTGTTTAATGAACTTTCATCttgtaaaaggaaaaaaaaagatcctattgtattttgatttcaaaaggaacaaaaaaaaaaaaaaaaggtggttctagttggacctccaaatttgctatttggacctcttaTACTTAGTACAAGtaaatacttgaaaagctaagtagacctccttatttttaccaacacacccttgaacatgagatacaataatctgttactctactttttatctctatcttcaaccacgagaagaagaatgaatcaaaatcacatgatattgctctcttatgagtatgtCTCTCCTTCACCGAAATTAATCAAAGGGttggttcttgatcttgatatgttgctagaatccctttgaatttgctaaaagaatgatttcaagggttttgggttagAAGATTTAATAAtaattatatcataatattcaattaatttagtttaagaaaattccaaattagattgttttgaatttacttttgtattaaatgatgggccatgtatagaaattattatttttacttaattgttttaggtaaattttaaaactatatggcaatataaggaaattccgaaaaaagacaaaaataatttaattgaatgttatatttggggaggtaagaagagtcttttttttttttttcatttttctcactttgtccttatttgtcttttcatatgacttgataaaatctattaataattgaaaaaagtggttagaggtccaaatattaaatttggagatccaactagaatcacaaaaaaaaaaaaaggtgatagTAAAGATTAATGGGTGACGactttctacaaaaaaaaaaagagccagTTGGTTTAGGAAACTGAGGGATTGGTGGCGGTAATATTACTAGTAGCAATTAACCTAATAGGTGGTTGACTAATTGACTTGAATATTTCATATCCATGACAAATTATCCTAATTCGATTATCAGTATTAAtttaattctttcttttttcttttttaaagttAGGAACTTGGGATATCCATGGACAGTTGAATATTTAATCCAATACAACATTGTACAGGCAAACATGTATAAATTGGTCTGCCTTCTGCATCTGTAGCTTTCTATTTTGCTGGTCTATTAGTTAATTAATATTCATTCGACACAAATGTTTGTTACCAGTTTGCTTAATTGACATTGCCAACTCGATCTGCAAGAATAAAGATTAAAGAATAAAGTAAGCAAAATTAGATAAGCACCCAGTAAATGCCTACATCAATTCTCATAATCTAGCCCTTCCTCAGTCGTGGAATCGATTCCTAAAACATCATCTATGCTAAATGGTACGTGGTTTCCACCATCGTGTAGAAATTAAGGAAGATTTTGATCCCTGTTTTGTTTTCGTGTGGATCTCCGCCCCAAATGGGGGAATAATATAAATAGATATTGGACGTACACAGAAGTTGATCTACTCATGTACGTAGTTTTGGTCATGGTAGGCACGTTCAAGAAGTGGCATACGACACTGTGGATAACTTACCAAACAATCCAATAAACAAAATATATCTGCATCCTAAAATGGCCTTTGGAAAAAAGATAAGAGTTCTATATTGTTAAGTCTGTAGCTTAGCTATATATCTCCAGCTAGACGTTCTTTTctgtatatatagatatatacttGATCCGACCAAAATTCATATATCCTAGCTTAGCCTAATTGTCCATTAACACAAACTGATCGATCATGTGTTCGAACTATGCAAGAATGTGTTTCGGGGTGTCTTCCCCTTCGAGCCCTCGATCGAAACCCAAGGGTAGATCTAAACGACATGATTCATGTGCCGTCAACACTAGTCTTGCTGTTGAAGAGCATTCAACAACAGACCTTCTGAACAGATATAGTAGCTTTAGCAAGGGTGAGTTGAGTGCTACGGAAGCCAGCCTGAACCATATGGTTGAAGAGTCTTCTGAGGACTCAAAATCTGAGGAATCGATTGGCAACAAGATAATGGTGGTTGTGGACTCGAGCCTGGAAGCTAAGGGAGCTCTTGAATGGGCACTATCCCACACTGCACAAACCCATGATACCAttttgcttcttcatcttgcTAATGGTGATTATCCGATCGATCATCAGTCACTGAACTTAAATTAGCCTTACTAATACTTCTTGTTAATATTTTATGTAGGGTTGTATTGAATTAGTTGCGTTAATTGGTTTGATTGCAGCTGCAGACACAAATGAGAAGTTTGATGGTATAATGGCTTTTGAACTTCTTCACAGTTTGAAAAAACTTTGTCAAATCAGCAAGCCTGGGGTAAGTACTGTGTAAAATTTGCTTGGTCCATAAATATGCTTAGGAACAACATATGAGTTGGAACCAAGACTTAAGTATATTTCATATCtctagtttttttatttatttttttcgtaGTTTATTCTTACTCAACCTATCAAATGCAAGACTACATTTTTACTTTATATGTTTATAATTTAGTTATCCCAGCAATAACGtgagatgtgtgtgtgtgtataaaaaaaaaagtctaaaaaATCATGATCATTACATCGATCCAACATTCTATCATTTAATTGTTGATTTAGATTACACTGGGGATGAAATTGGAAGAAAGTTTAGAGTGACAAAGTACCGTGAAAAAGAGACCCTATATTTGAATATATCTAATCCTCAAGACAATAGTTATTTTACTAATGAGTTACCAAAGACTAGTTACTAACAAGTCGATCGATTAGCTAGTTGAATGATTCATATTGAGTAATACATGTAATCTTCATTTGTATATCAATTTTACACTGGCATACTATGCAAGCTTAATATATATGAACCAAGTAAAGGCAATCAAAAACATTAGATTATAGTCCTATTTTAGATTAATAATTAAACAATAAATTCCTTTAGTGGAATAGCTGTGTGTACTAACTATATGGTTGAATTAACAATTGAGTTTGAATATATAGGTGCTAGTGGAGGTAGCATTGGTTGAAGTTGAAGAAGGGAAGGAAAAGGGTCAGATGATAGTGGAAGAAGCAAAGAGACAAGGGGTGTCTCTCCTTGTTCTTGGGCaagaaagaaagaggttgaCATGGTGGCAGCTAGGTTGTAGTGGGGGTGGAGGTCAGGGCGTTGGCGAGGTTGTGGTGGAGTACTGCATACAAAATGCTGCTTGCATGACGGTTGCAGTGAGGAAAAAGAACAGCAATGGGGGAGGCTACTTGATCAGCACCAAGCTTCACAAGAATTTCTGGCTTCTAGCTTGATTCGATCAAAATCATTattttaatcatattattgagattTGTTATATATTCTCGGAAGATATTGTGTACTTTAagtttaatatttaattttgttattggggttctagttggaccttcaaatttgctatttggacctctaatTCACTTTTTTAAATACTTAAATAGCTAAGTGCATctccttaattttaccaaaatatccttaaacaattaaatttattcttcaacgatcttttgttatatattttttatatatattattattatctcTATTAATTCAACTAAGAGAATAAGAAGCAGAATGAATTGACCAAATTGCATATTTGGACTGGTCAAGTAAGTCAAGTTTCAGGTATTAACGCTGCTCGTGAGTCTTCCGGGTATTAACGCTCGAACTTGAAGAAGAGCCTTTTCTAAAAGCAAGATTCTTTGATGTTGGTTCCCCCGGTTCTATGAATCAATCCAATATTTTGGAGTGTTGTAAGCCATGGAGAATTGAAAATATAAGCTTTGAAGAAAAAGTTAAAGGAAGCAGCATAACAAAATAATGAGAAATTACAAGTATTTTTTGTTACTGTTGCATTCATCTATCCCTTCTTAAAGTTCAAACAAATAAGGAGTAGTTTTGCTTACAAGTATAAAGGCCAAACTTATCTAATTCCATCTTCAAAACATGGGACTTTAATAGAAaacaataacaattaaaaaagtTATACAAATGTTTCATCTCACATCCAAGCATGGGGAGATTGAAGGAAGAACATactttgaaagaaaaaagaaaaacgtcGTTAGTTTGTTgtgggaggtaagaagagtttttcttttcttttctctctctatgtatccttatatgtctttttATATGAGTTAACTATTGAAAAATGATGGAGGTCCATAtaacaaatttggaggtccaactagaaccaccattttgttatatattcacAGTctcgtccaaaaaaaaaaaaagtttaatatttaattttgttaaaaaacAAAGTATGTACGATAAGTTAATATATATTGATTGTAGGCCAAGTTAGGCCTAATTCCTTTTGAATTGGATGATTGGATGGTCTGATATCAAGTAATCACTCTGTTTTAGTAGATCACGAATAGTTAATGTACATTGATTGTAGGCCAAGTTAGGCCTAATTCCTTTTGAATTGGGTGATTGGATCAAAAACAACAATGTCCGTACTTGGTCTTTGAGTGAATCAATCAAGTAATGACTTTGTTTTAGTAGATGACGATTTCTCTacaactctctctctttgttttcttcttctttgcacTAAACCTTGTACCCCAACTAGTACGTCTTTCCAAAATTGAATAGTGAATTGAAGCAATTTTCAAATCCATTGAAATTTGCCTAAATTCCATTCAGTTGAAAGATAAGTTTTCCCAATGCAAACAAAATAATGCTGCAGTCTGCCACCTCTGCCTTGGACATTATATATGAAGTTGACTTctgtgtacacacacacacactcatcCCATCCTAATTTCCAATGATTTGTGGAAGCTTCTGTTGGCTCGTTTATATATGTAGATAGAATAATCATGACCTAAGATTATAAGATTCCGTTGCAAAACCCACTTGTAATGAAGAATTTAGTTCCCAAAAGTTTATGCTAAACTCTAATACGTAACCCTACAAAGTGCAGATGAGACATGACAGATGTAGTGACTTTTGAAAAATATATGATCTAGATGTCAAATTAAATGGCGAGTGTCACGGGTGAAGGGTGGCCCTAGTAGAAATGTTCACATCTTATATGTTTTGTTAGATTTCGAGAatcaaatatttgtaaaaatgtCTCAAAAGATGTAAAATTTAGAGAAAAGCTAAGGGAAGACAACTCTTTGACACTGCGATTCTTATATTACACCGCTAGCTGGTGATGCCTCCTTTTCTGTGTGAGCATTGAAGTATAATATCGTGCAGAAGATGTCTTCCTGGCTACAATGTTGGACCAAGGagagaaagaaacaagaaaaatggcCAGTTACCATGCATTTCTGTTTGGGGACCTTAAGTCAAACACTCGACATTGCTATTGttcagaatatatatatatatctcatatGGGAAAAATTGGACCTTacttatgagtttataagggtttgggccactctatccattaccaattggttttggatgtgaacgccaaattactttatcatggtatcagagcgggttactcatgtgtgcatgcctaacggccatgCCCGTGTCAcccaagttgtccacgtgtatcggtgtatggcttgaaaatgagtttataagagtttaAGTCACTCTATCAATTGCTAATTATTTTTGGATTTAAACCTCAGGTTACTTTATCAGCTATTGCCTATTGGTATAGAATGAAATTTTATAGCAATACTAGCTGTAGTATGGCatactgtgtgtgtgtgtttggtggggtggtaaggctttggtctcatatataagaggtcaagagttcgagccccatcaaggatgggaatggggtggggttttaaaaaaaaattaaaaaaaaaaaaaaaaaaaaaaaaaaaaaaaaaaacctcaactGCTAGCCTACTATAAGATGCTCAACTACTAGCCTACTATAATATGATTAGGAACATACACTGAAGCCTTCAAATTCATGCCAAGCACGTTGAAGATGTGGCCCACCACATGGAATTACAAAAACCAAATAACAAATTGTGCATGGAATCAATGACATGCTTTAGAAATTGAAAGATAAGTATGCAAACTTAACTATTTATTCTATTCctcgtgtgtgtgtatataacaGACCAAGTTAGCTACGCTTCAAACCAGAACCAAAATCATCATAATGAGTAGGAGATATGCAAGATTGTGTGTTGGCCGTGGCGCGTTTTGTTTTCCGGTCCATTCCCGGACTCCgggatcaaaatcgaaacagaAACCCGCCTCTAGAAGCATTAGACgtcgttcctcctcctcttccatcAAAACTGGCCATTTGAAAACAGATCAGTTTCTGAGTAATAGCAGTGACGACTTTGGTGAAGAAATCAGAGTAAAAAATGGGGATGAGATTGGGAACAAGATAATGGTTGTTGTGGATTCGAGCCTCGAAGCCAAAGGAGCTCTTGAATGGGCACTGTCCCACACTGTTCAAATCCAAGACACCATTGTGCTTCTTCATGTAGCTCAGCCCTGCAAACAAGGTGAGACTCGACACACATTGATCAGGTTCTTAATTAATTAGTTCATAATTTTCTTATTAACTAACATTGGTTTTGCTGGTGCAGACTCAAATGCGAAGAAGCTTAATTTAAGAGCTTTTGAGCTTCTTCACTCTATGAAAAAAGACTGTCAGAGGAGAAGGCCTGGGGTAAGTGCATGACAtcacattgtttttttttttttttttttttaatagatgtGAAAGGGTTCCAGTATGGAATGGTTTGTATTTACTATTGAGTTGAATAGGTGGAAGTTGAGGTAGCATTGCTTGAAGGGAACGAAGGAGGTGCAATAATTGTGgaagaagcaaagaaacaaaaggtaTCTCTACTTGTTCTTGGCCAAAAAAGAGAGAGGTCAATGTGGTGGAAGCTAATCAACAAGTGCTGGACGACTAGGCGAAGGAGAAGAACATCCAGAAGCGGTGAGGTTGTGGAATACTGCATACAAAATGCTGGATGCATGACGATTGCGGTGAGGAGAAAGAGCAGAAGACTTGGAGGCTACTTGATCACCACCAAGCTTCACAAGAATTTCTGGCTTCTAGCTTAAGTTAATTTATGATTACTCTTTTAGAAATTGGATGCGAGTGCTATGCTTGTAAAACAATGGATGTCAATGAAAGCCTTAGACTTTGAACTTCATGCAGTGTGTGATTTTCTATGCAGCTTCTGACTTCCGAGTATTGAAATGGTACATTGCACAGAATAATATATGTACCTGAAAATCAGTGTATAACTAGGCATGCCATAGTTGAAGATTTGAAGAATCATCAAAAGCATGTAAAGATAATGCATTGTGATTAGATTAATCACAGATTAAGAATCCAATTGACTTCGTATCGTGTGCTGGCGACAACCATCAGTTGACACCAACTGCACAGCATTAAGTCAATCTTCTTCTAATCCTCACTGGGTTGAGAATTTTCTGATCAGCAAGTTGTTTTCCAATGCTCGGGACAGAAAGAATCAAAGAAATGTTCTGCAATGCCACATCAAAAGCCAGATGGAGCGAAAATCATATTCTCTGGACATCTTGTATCCCAGCTTCACTCAGGAGTGAGGACTATAAATCAGCAGTGAATTGATAATTAGCATATGAAACACTCGAATAATTGAATATACTCGGTCAACTGTACAAAGAATATACATGTAAGCCTTTAGACATTCCAGGAAGAAGCAGTGCCAATTGGTGAACAACCCTTTCTTAGTcgtggatttaattatttttgtctTTACCTTCTTCATTTgttctgaaaaaagaaaaatcttttgAAGGATGAATCAACAGAAGAGGTAACACTGGTATACTGTATACAGATCTCATGACCTTCAAAGCTCTGCGGTGCCTCGATAAATTAACTGTCTGTATGCCATGTCTGCACTCTCACTTCAAAAATCTTTGTTGTCGCTCCAAAAAATAAATGTATATGCCATGTCCAAACTTTCACTTCGCAACTCTTTGATTTGGCTCAACAGAATAACCATGTTTATATGCAAGTCGTTGCAGCTGATCATATCCTGCAAGTACACCGGCCCCAGCAACTCCTACAAGCATATTTGCAGTAACTCCTCGAAACAGTGCTTTGAAACCCTCAAGGTAAACAATCTCCCGAAATGCATGTAAGCCATTGCGATACTTTGTGGCGTGTCCTGAGGTTAACATCATTCTCCTCCGAAGAGTATCAAATGGATAGGCACAGATCCCTGAGACTGTTGTGACACTCCaaccaagaaagaaactagcCAAAAAATTTCCCTGTAGAAATTCAAATGATTAACTTTTGGGCTAGTGATCGATAAAGAATTTTCATGGAAAGCATGAGAACCAAGAATGGTTAGATGTAGCATCTTTTTCCAGAATGGAGATGTTTACCTCTAAAGGTCCAACCAAAACAATAGGCTTCAAGGTGTCATAAATCCCAAAGTACATGCCTCGGTACAGCGTAATTCCAATAATGGAAACCCCAAAACCTCGATAGAGACCCACTAATCCATCACTTGACAAGGTTTTACAGTAAACATCTAGAAGCCCTCTGAATTGTTGTCGTCCATTAACTCCACCATGCCTTGCATCAGTGCCTAGCCGTGTACGTGCATAATCCAGATGATATAGAAATAATGAAGTTGTTGCTCCAGCAGCGCTTCCTGAAGCCACATTTCCAGCAAACCACTTTATGTATCCATCTTTCTCTTTTGAGCGACCAAAAATGCTTTTGAAGTAACCTTTAAATGCAAAGTTGAAAGCCTACATATATGCCAAACTACGTTTGGTGATAACAATTGGTAGGACTATAAAGTGCAATCAAAACATTTCATACATTTAACTGAACAGAGCACGGTAGCAAGTTCTAAGTTATAAGAGTAGATGCAGAATATAAAAAAACTCCACTGACATGTGATGCCAAGAAGTGTGTAATTAAGAAGACTAGAAGAGTAGATGACTTCTCTATAATAAATGGCGACACAAATCACAATGAATTAGTGGACTTCTAACCATGATGAATTACTAGGATGAATATGTATATCACATCATGCTTTGTTATCCCTTAAGAGAGAAAAGTTCCAGAATACATATTTACAAGAAAAACCTAAGGTCTTTGGAGAACTGAAATACATAAGCACCTGAGAATATGGAGATTCAGATGTATTCCAAAAATCGATGAGCATTTCCAATTATTACATCGTCTCTTGAACTATATTCTGATAGCTGAATCAACCATACCAgtgaaagaaacaagaaaagagtCTTGAAGACACTCTGAAAATTTGCTTGtagaaaggaaaacaaacaaataCGAAACACAGAAAATGCAagaagagcatctccaatggcaTGCCATTACAGCAGAACAGGCAATTGACTTAATAGTTTTAACTACATAAACGATGAATGAGTCACCAGAGCATATCCAGCTCAAATACTGTAAGAAAAACATGAATTCATTAGGGGAATATAAGGGAAATAATGTACCTGAGTAGGAAAATATCGAATAACATTGGCCTGGTTGCCTCTCCAAAAGGCCAACACGCCTTCCTCTCTGAAAACCCTTTTAAATCCATCACCAACACCCTTATAAGGTTTCTTAAGCTGTCCTCTCTTCATCATCTCCCCTTGATTCTGCAACAAAAGCTTTACTCTTTCAATAGGTGCAGCGGCGCTCTTTGCTACCAATGCAGCCATTCCTCCCATTACAAAATCCGCAGAAAACTTGTCGGATTGTTTCCCCATTGCAAACcacctctatctctctcttgcTCTCTGTGGCCCTAAAGAGTCCAAACAAAAGCAGAAATGCTATTCAAATTGTCCAATTGGTGATTCAAATGGGAAAGTTTACATCTTTGCCCGATTCAGTTATTGTCCTCGAGTATGTTTTGTTTCAAATGCACGAGTTCATCACTTCCAACATGTTATCTTAATCAAATGGATGTAAAGTTTCAGTCTTTAATATGTACTGATCCAAAATCAGCAAGTCAAATGTGAAGAAGCTGGATAAGGGTGTTCAAGAAACACAATCAGAGCTCACTACAGAATCAAAACA contains these protein-coding regions:
- the LOC112180822 gene encoding ADP,ATP carrier protein ER-ANT1, which encodes MGKQSDKFSADFVMGGMAALVAKSAAAPIERVKLLLQNQGEMMKRGQLKKPYKGVGDGFKRVFREEGVLAFWRGNQANVIRYFPTQAFNFAFKGYFKSIFGRSKEKDGYIKWFAGNVASGSAAGATTSLFLYHLDYARTRLGTDARHGGVNGRQQFRGLLDVYCKTLSSDGLVGLYRGFGVSIIGITLYRGMYFGIYDTLKPIVLVGPLEGNFLASFFLGWSVTTVSGICAYPFDTLRRRMMLTSGHATKYRNGLHAFREIVYLEGFKALFRGVTANMLVGVAGAGVLAGYDQLQRLAYKHGYSVEPNQRVAK
- the LOC112179424 gene encoding uncharacterized protein LOC112179424, which produces MCSNYARMCFGVSSPSSPRSKPKGRSKRHDSCAVNTSLAVEEHSTTDLLNRYSSFSKGELSATEASLNHMVEESSEDSKSEESIGNKIMVVVDSSLEAKGALEWALSHTAQTHDTILLLHLANAADTNEKFDGIMAFELLHSLKKLCQISKPGVLVEVALVEVEEGKEKGQMIVEEAKRQGVSLLVLGQERKRLTWWQLGCSGGGGQGVGEVVVEYCIQNAACMTVAVRKKNSNGGGYLISTKLHKNFWLLA
- the LOC112180823 gene encoding uncharacterized protein LOC112180823, translated to MSRRYARLCVGRGAFCFPVHSRTPGSKSKQKPASRSIRRRSSSSSIKTGHLKTDQFLSNSSDDFGEEIRVKNGDEIGNKIMVVVDSSLEAKGALEWALSHTVQIQDTIVLLHVAQPCKQDSNAKKLNLRAFELLHSMKKDCQRRRPGVEVEVALLEGNEGGAIIVEEAKKQKVSLLVLGQKRERSMWWKLINKCWTTRRRRRTSRSGEVVEYCIQNAGCMTIAVRRKSRRLGGYLITTKLHKNFWLLA